One Lysobacter enzymogenes DNA segment encodes these proteins:
- the gspM gene encoding type II secretion system protein GspM, with protein MALNATGSRLRQLTADRERWLALGLLVAALGIAYAVLIHPWWTVPMMEADDTLHGLQERELRQRMELQQAPQVAQLLQRVRQQQSSRPGFLPEATAELATAGLVQRLETVVQQASPGNRSCGIVNRSPLAEPRRDRYARVVVQVRLRCGAPETAAVLHSLESGSPRLFVGNLNLLSTRGYFVPGSAGPANDGGLDVSFDLYGYLRPNPSAAPANARGGNNANAPAGAADAL; from the coding sequence GTGGCCCTTAACGCTACCGGCTCCCGCCTGCGCCAACTCACCGCCGACCGCGAACGCTGGCTCGCCCTGGGCCTGCTGGTCGCCGCGCTCGGCATCGCCTATGCGGTGCTGATCCACCCGTGGTGGACGGTGCCGATGATGGAGGCCGACGACACCCTGCACGGCCTGCAGGAGCGCGAACTGCGCCAGCGCATGGAGCTGCAGCAGGCGCCGCAGGTCGCGCAGCTGCTCCAGCGCGTGCGCCAGCAGCAGTCCAGCCGGCCGGGCTTCCTGCCCGAGGCCACCGCCGAACTGGCCACCGCCGGCCTGGTCCAGCGCCTGGAAACCGTGGTCCAGCAGGCCAGCCCGGGCAACCGCAGCTGCGGCATCGTCAACCGTTCGCCGCTGGCCGAACCGCGCCGCGACCGCTACGCGCGCGTGGTCGTGCAGGTGCGCCTGCGCTGCGGCGCGCCGGAGACCGCGGCGGTGCTGCACTCGCTGGAAAGCGGCTCGCCGCGGCTGTTCGTCGGCAACCTCAACCTGCTGTCGACGCGCGGCTACTTCGTGCCCGGCAGCGCCGGCCCGGCCAACGACGGCGGCCTGGACGTGAGCTTCGACCTGTACGGCTACCTGCGTCCCAACCCCAGCGCCGCGCCGGCCAACGCGCGCGGCGGCAACAACGCCAACGCCCCCGCCGGAGCCGCCGATGCGCTTTGA
- the gspD gene encoding type II secretion system secretin GspD, whose translation MKQRTQQFATHALAAAIIATQLASCASVVSPRIKREGDPQAMNGTGGEQAGVRMVRNGVEQEPLPVQAEDADGPKAQIRRGTGRVINNSVAAKPPPGLPGTTGTASFNFEGESLHAVVKAILGEMLGQNYVIAPGVQGTVTLATPKQVNAAEAMNLLEMVLSWNNARLIYSGGRYNIVPADQALPGNVSPRTGGAENARGFEVRTVPLKYVSATEMEKILKPYARPNAIVNVDNARNVITVGGTRQELEHYLRTVEVFDVDWLSGMSVGVFPLQSGKATKVVADLEKVFGEQGKSPVSGMFRFMPIEGANAVMVITPQAEYLDDIKDWLDRIDSAGDGIQLYTQELKYIKAKDLADRLAEVFGAGRSGGGGGEGAPSLMPGLESTELRDGGNGTSSADIGKSDDSGSGLGSSGSSGGGLGSGASLGQRRAGNGAVTLEVDGAKVGVAAVEETNSILVRSTPQAWRSIRNVIDKLDVMPMQVHIEAQVVEVNLAGELSYGVNWFLEQAATDNGFPNLDRRTNPNVPLKWSTIAASIGGVKGPGMSWSLVKNGAAAVISALDSVTDVHVLQTPSVFVRNNAEASFNVGTRIPIESVSVNTGTSNNNTYSQVQYLDTGVILKVRPRVSRDGMVFMDIVQEVSAAVPRAAGDASTNVSIDTRKLKTEAAVQSGETVLLAGLIKDESNRTGSGLPGLSRIPVVGALFGRQGSATRRTETVILLTPTLVRNPQESRGLTDEYTRRFRAMEPLNPKPKKK comes from the coding sequence ATGAAGCAACGAACCCAGCAATTCGCCACCCACGCCCTGGCCGCAGCGATCATCGCCACGCAACTGGCGTCGTGCGCCAGCGTGGTTTCCCCGAGGATCAAGCGCGAAGGCGATCCGCAGGCCATGAACGGGACAGGCGGGGAGCAGGCCGGCGTGCGCATGGTCCGCAACGGCGTCGAGCAGGAGCCGCTGCCGGTCCAGGCCGAGGACGCGGACGGTCCCAAGGCGCAGATCCGCCGCGGCACCGGCCGGGTCATCAACAACTCGGTCGCGGCCAAGCCGCCGCCGGGCCTGCCCGGCACCACCGGCACCGCCTCGTTCAACTTCGAGGGCGAATCGCTGCACGCGGTGGTCAAGGCCATCCTCGGCGAGATGCTGGGCCAGAACTACGTGATCGCCCCGGGCGTGCAGGGCACCGTGACCCTGGCCACGCCCAAGCAGGTCAACGCCGCCGAGGCGATGAACCTGCTGGAGATGGTGCTGAGCTGGAACAACGCGCGCCTGATCTACAGCGGCGGCCGCTACAACATCGTGCCGGCCGACCAGGCCCTGCCGGGCAACGTGTCGCCGCGCACCGGCGGCGCCGAGAACGCGCGCGGCTTCGAGGTGCGCACGGTGCCGCTGAAGTACGTCTCGGCGACCGAGATGGAGAAGATCCTCAAGCCGTACGCGCGCCCCAACGCCATCGTCAACGTCGACAACGCGCGCAACGTCATCACCGTCGGCGGCACCCGCCAGGAACTCGAGCACTACCTGCGCACGGTCGAGGTGTTCGACGTCGACTGGCTGTCGGGCATGTCGGTGGGCGTGTTCCCGCTGCAGTCGGGCAAGGCCACCAAGGTCGTGGCCGACCTGGAAAAAGTGTTCGGCGAACAGGGCAAGTCGCCGGTGTCGGGCATGTTCCGCTTCATGCCGATCGAGGGCGCCAACGCGGTGATGGTGATCACCCCGCAGGCCGAGTACCTGGACGACATCAAGGACTGGCTCGACCGCATCGACAGCGCCGGCGACGGCATCCAGCTCTATACCCAGGAGCTCAAGTACATCAAGGCCAAGGACCTGGCCGACCGGCTGGCCGAAGTGTTCGGCGCCGGCCGTAGCGGCGGTGGCGGCGGGGAAGGCGCGCCTTCGCTGATGCCGGGCCTGGAATCCACCGAACTGCGCGACGGCGGCAACGGCACCTCCAGCGCCGACATCGGCAAGAGCGACGACAGCGGCAGCGGCCTGGGGTCGAGCGGCAGCAGCGGCGGCGGGCTCGGCAGCGGCGCCTCGCTCGGCCAGCGCCGCGCCGGCAACGGCGCGGTCACGCTGGAAGTCGACGGCGCCAAGGTCGGCGTGGCCGCGGTCGAGGAAACCAACTCGATCCTGGTGCGCTCCACCCCGCAGGCGTGGCGCTCGATCCGCAACGTGATCGACAAGCTCGACGTCATGCCGATGCAGGTGCACATCGAAGCGCAGGTGGTCGAGGTCAACCTGGCCGGCGAGTTGAGCTACGGCGTGAACTGGTTCCTGGAGCAGGCCGCCACCGACAACGGCTTCCCCAACCTCGACCGCCGCACCAATCCGAACGTGCCGCTGAAGTGGAGCACGATCGCCGCCAGCATCGGCGGGGTGAAGGGCCCGGGCATGTCCTGGTCGCTGGTCAAGAACGGCGCCGCCGCGGTGATCAGCGCGCTGGATTCGGTGACCGACGTGCACGTGCTGCAGACGCCGTCGGTGTTCGTGCGCAACAACGCCGAGGCCTCGTTCAACGTCGGCACGCGCATCCCGATCGAGTCGGTCTCGGTCAACACCGGCACCAGCAACAACAACACCTACAGCCAGGTGCAGTACCTCGACACCGGCGTGATCCTCAAGGTGCGCCCGCGGGTGAGCCGCGACGGCATGGTGTTCATGGACATCGTGCAGGAGGTCAGCGCGGCGGTGCCGCGCGCGGCCGGCGACGCCTCGACCAACGTCTCCATCGACACGCGCAAGCTCAAGACCGAGGCGGCGGTGCAGAGCGGCGAGACCGTGCTGCTGGCCGGCCTGATCAAGGACGAGAGCAACCGCACCGGCAGCGGCCTGCCGGGGCTGAGCCGGATTCCGGTGGTCGGCGCGCTGTTCGGCCGGCAGGGTTCGGCGACGCGCCGCACCGAGACGGTGATCCTGTTGACCCCGACGCTGGTGCGCAACCCGCAGGAATCGCGCGGCCTGACCGACGAGTACACCCGTCGTTTCCGCGCGATGGAACCGCTGAATCCGAAGCCGAAGAAGAAGTAA
- a CDS encoding glycosyltransferase family 2 protein, with protein sequence MSDLPIVVVPVGVDDDALDACLAALDACTPPGARVWLADDAQSGPRGYAIVERWLRSTRLRADYSRRQRGIGEVAHLDEILKACGDSDVAVLAADAVPAPGWLSRLQASFAADGAIATATPWCNAGEAAAWPRIGEIEPMPDAGDAERLARALAQMPAAHPELPAAVGHAVLLRGGARRRAGGLDAESYGSWYAALTDLSLRLSGLGWRNVLCDTAFVARAGEGRPHDGDMDALAARWPDWHSRLAHFLMQDPLRDLRQRLADRLSEVGPPDMQRDLFL encoded by the coding sequence ATGAGCGACCTGCCGATCGTCGTGGTCCCGGTCGGCGTCGACGACGACGCGCTCGACGCCTGCCTGGCCGCGCTCGACGCCTGCACCCCGCCCGGCGCGCGGGTGTGGCTGGCCGACGACGCCCAGTCCGGGCCGCGCGGCTACGCCATCGTCGAGCGCTGGCTGCGCAGCACCCGCTTGCGCGCCGACTACAGCCGGCGCCAGCGCGGCATCGGCGAAGTCGCGCACCTGGACGAAATCCTCAAGGCCTGCGGCGACAGCGACGTGGCCGTGCTCGCGGCCGACGCGGTGCCCGCGCCGGGCTGGCTCAGCCGGCTGCAGGCCAGCTTCGCCGCCGACGGCGCGATCGCCACGGCCACGCCGTGGTGCAACGCCGGCGAGGCCGCGGCGTGGCCGCGCATCGGCGAAATCGAACCGATGCCCGACGCCGGCGACGCCGAGCGGCTGGCGCGCGCGCTGGCGCAGATGCCGGCCGCGCACCCGGAACTTCCGGCCGCGGTCGGCCACGCGGTGCTGCTGCGCGGCGGCGCGCGCCGCCGCGCCGGCGGCCTCGACGCGGAAAGCTACGGCTCGTGGTACGCCGCGCTGACCGATCTTTCGCTGCGCCTGTCCGGCCTGGGCTGGCGCAACGTGTTGTGCGATACCGCCTTCGTCGCGCGCGCCGGCGAGGGCCGGCCGCACGACGGCGACATGGACGCGCTGGCCGCGCGCTGGCCCGACTGGCATTCGCGCCTGGCCCATTTCCTCATGCAGGACCCGCTGCGCGACCTGCGCCAACGACTCGCCGACCGCCTCAGCGAGGTCGGCCCACCGGACATGCAACGTGATCTCTTCCTCTGA
- a CDS encoding glycosyltransferase, translating into MSAPGASARAGAAAPFKAVVVSYRSAATIEDCLERLRACDGVGAIRVVDNQSDDGTLDIVQRQASLDPRLRFIANPDNPGFSVGCNQGAADLEPAADGDDWLAFVNPDCMVETDTLRRLHALGAGLGDCLLSADLVNEQGERDAAVRRRDPDFAAMLAGIARPWAAPKMAVAPDDALALQHVQATSGALMLMPRSLFARIGGFDEGYRLHAEDLDLCRRVREAGGVVAVANGVRVVHVRGVSSRSRPFFVEWNKHRGLWRYFRKFEAPRRGALVRAGVFAAIWLRFPIAALRAALR; encoded by the coding sequence GTGTCCGCGCCGGGCGCATCCGCGCGCGCCGGCGCCGCCGCGCCGTTCAAGGCCGTGGTGGTCAGCTACCGCAGCGCCGCCACCATCGAGGACTGCCTGGAGCGCCTGCGCGCCTGCGACGGCGTCGGCGCGATCCGCGTGGTCGACAACCAGTCCGACGACGGCACCCTCGACATCGTCCAGCGCCAGGCCTCGCTGGACCCGCGCCTGCGCTTCATCGCCAATCCCGACAATCCCGGCTTCTCGGTCGGCTGCAACCAGGGCGCGGCCGACCTGGAGCCGGCGGCGGACGGCGACGACTGGCTGGCCTTCGTCAATCCCGACTGCATGGTCGAAACCGACACCCTGCGCCGCCTGCACGCGCTCGGCGCAGGGCTCGGCGATTGCCTGCTCAGCGCGGACTTGGTCAACGAACAGGGCGAGCGCGACGCCGCCGTGCGCCGGCGCGATCCGGACTTCGCCGCGATGCTGGCCGGCATCGCCCGGCCGTGGGCGGCGCCGAAAATGGCGGTCGCGCCCGACGATGCGCTGGCGCTGCAGCACGTGCAGGCCACTTCGGGCGCGCTGATGCTGATGCCGCGGTCGCTGTTCGCGCGCATCGGCGGCTTCGACGAAGGCTACCGCCTGCACGCCGAAGACCTCGACCTGTGCCGGCGCGTGCGCGAGGCCGGCGGGGTCGTCGCGGTCGCCAACGGCGTGCGCGTGGTGCATGTGCGCGGCGTGTCGAGCCGCTCGCGGCCGTTCTTCGTGGAATGGAACAAGCACCGCGGGCTGTGGCGCTATTTCCGCAAGTTCGAAGCGCCGCGGCGCGGCGCGCTGGTGCGCGCGGGCGTGTTCGCGGCGATCTGGCTGCGGTTCCCGATCGCGGCGCTGCGCGCGGCGTTGCGTTGA
- a CDS encoding MBL fold metallo-hydrolase — protein MHTPDDPARRRILAASLAALGAAALPALAAAAPSASASPADAGAPARAGTRLILLGTAGGPTPKALRAAPASAVVVDGAVYVVDCGNGVARQLALAGLRLGALRGVFVTHHHSDHNADYGNLLLLAWAADLRTPVDAWGPPPLKRMTRQFLRLNATDIRTRIADEGRVDPATLIRAHELRAGGEVVRDERVRVRAAVVEHPPLTPAFAYRFDTADRSIVFSGDTRPNAALIELARGADVLVHEVMYLPALEKLIASEAQAARLRQHLLDSHTTAEQVGRVASEAGVKTLVLNHFVPGGDPALTDDVWRAAVAPHFKGELVIGRDLLEL, from the coding sequence ATGCATACGCCCGACGATCCCGCCCGCCGCCGCATCCTCGCCGCTTCGCTGGCCGCGCTCGGCGCCGCCGCCCTGCCCGCGCTGGCCGCGGCCGCGCCGTCCGCCTCGGCCTCACCGGCGGACGCAGGCGCGCCGGCGCGAGCCGGCACCCGGCTGATCCTGCTCGGCACCGCCGGCGGCCCCACGCCCAAGGCGTTGCGCGCCGCGCCGGCCAGCGCGGTGGTGGTCGACGGCGCGGTCTACGTGGTCGATTGCGGCAACGGCGTGGCGCGCCAGCTGGCCCTGGCCGGGCTGCGCCTGGGCGCGCTGCGCGGCGTGTTCGTCACCCATCACCATTCCGACCACAACGCCGATTACGGCAACCTGCTGCTGCTCGCCTGGGCCGCGGACTTGCGCACGCCGGTGGACGCGTGGGGGCCGCCGCCGCTCAAGCGCATGACCCGGCAGTTCCTGCGCCTCAACGCCACCGACATCCGCACCCGCATCGCCGACGAGGGCCGGGTCGATCCGGCCACGCTGATCCGCGCGCACGAGCTGCGCGCCGGCGGCGAGGTCGTGCGCGACGAACGCGTGCGGGTGCGCGCGGCGGTGGTCGAGCATCCGCCGCTGACACCGGCGTTCGCCTATCGCTTCGACACCGCCGACCGCTCGATCGTGTTCTCCGGCGACACCCGCCCGAACGCGGCGCTGATCGAACTGGCGCGCGGCGCCGACGTGCTGGTGCACGAGGTCATGTACCTGCCGGCGCTGGAAAAGCTGATCGCCAGCGAAGCGCAAGCCGCGCGGCTGCGCCAGCACTTGCTCGACAGCCACACCACCGCCGAACAGGTCGGGCGGGTGGCGAGCGAGGCGGGAGTGAAGACGCTGGTGCTCAATCACTTCGTCCCGGGCGGCGATCCGGCGCTGACCGACGACGTGTGGCGCGCGGCGGTGGCGCCGCATTTCAAGGGCGAACTGGTGATCGGGCGGGACTTGCTGGAGTTGTAG
- the pyrF gene encoding orotidine-5'-phosphate decarboxylase gives MSFMQALRRRWQQADTLVCVGLDPEPAKFPAAFASDADAVFAFNRDIVDATAQYACAFKPQIAHFAALRAEDALTRLIAHIHANHPDVPVILDSKRGDIGSTAQHYVGEAFERYRADAVTVNPYLGRDSVQPFLDRADRGVVILCRTSNPGAGDLQDLDVGGRPLYQHVAEKVARDWNGHGNCALVVGATWPEQLREVRAIVGDVPFLVPGVGAQGGDAGAVVSNAKSADGTGLMISSSRAILYASNGADYAEAAANAARELRDEINRYR, from the coding sequence ATGAGCTTCATGCAGGCATTGCGCCGCCGCTGGCAACAGGCCGACACCCTGGTCTGCGTGGGACTGGACCCGGAGCCGGCCAAGTTCCCGGCGGCGTTCGCCTCCGATGCCGATGCCGTGTTCGCGTTCAATCGCGACATCGTCGACGCCACCGCGCAGTACGCCTGCGCGTTCAAGCCGCAGATCGCCCACTTCGCCGCGCTGCGCGCCGAAGACGCGCTGACCCGCCTGATCGCCCACATCCACGCGAATCATCCCGACGTGCCGGTGATCCTGGACAGCAAGCGCGGCGATATCGGCAGCACCGCCCAGCATTACGTCGGCGAGGCGTTCGAGCGCTACCGCGCCGACGCGGTGACGGTGAATCCGTATCTTGGCCGCGATTCGGTCCAGCCCTTCCTCGACCGCGCCGACCGCGGCGTGGTGATCCTGTGCCGCACCTCCAATCCGGGCGCCGGCGACCTGCAGGATCTCGACGTCGGCGGGCGGCCGCTGTACCAGCACGTCGCCGAGAAAGTCGCGCGCGACTGGAACGGCCACGGCAACTGCGCGCTGGTGGTCGGCGCGACCTGGCCGGAGCAGCTGCGCGAGGTGCGCGCGATCGTCGGCGACGTGCCGTTCCTGGTGCCCGGCGTCGGCGCGCAGGGCGGCGACGCCGGCGCGGTGGTCAGCAACGCCAAGAGCGCCGACGGCACCGGGCTGATGATCAGCAGTTCGCGCGCGATCCTCTACGCGTCCAATGGCGCCGATTACGCCGAAGCGGCGGCGAACGCGGCGCGCGAGTTGCGCGACGAGATCAACCGGTACCGCTGA
- the map gene encoding type I methionyl aminopeptidase: MTLMHAFELEGLRRAGALVSSILTTMREAAVPGAVSRDLDAIGAAMLREAGARSAPQLTYDFPGATCISINQVAAHGIPDGSVLRAGDLVNIDVSAELDGYFADTGGSFVVGEPTAAQRKLLDATLEARDAAIAQLRAGNLINSIGRTVEAVAARHGLRVIRNLGSHGVGRALHEAPGNIPGYYDARDTRRLHEGMVITVEPFLATHCTQTDEGKDGWAMICRRGFAAQFEHTVVVTSGEPIVVT, encoded by the coding sequence ATGACCCTGATGCACGCATTCGAACTCGAAGGCCTGCGCCGCGCCGGCGCGCTGGTGTCTTCGATCCTCACCACCATGCGCGAGGCCGCGGTGCCCGGCGCGGTCTCGCGCGATCTCGACGCGATCGGCGCGGCGATGCTGCGCGAGGCCGGCGCGCGTTCGGCGCCGCAGCTGACCTACGACTTCCCCGGCGCGACCTGCATCAGCATCAACCAGGTCGCCGCCCACGGCATCCCCGACGGCAGCGTGCTGCGCGCGGGCGACCTGGTCAACATCGACGTGTCGGCCGAACTCGACGGCTACTTCGCCGACACCGGCGGCAGTTTCGTGGTCGGCGAGCCGACCGCGGCGCAGCGCAAACTGCTCGACGCGACCTTGGAGGCGCGCGACGCCGCCATCGCCCAATTGCGCGCCGGCAACCTGATCAACAGCATCGGCCGTACCGTCGAAGCGGTGGCCGCGCGCCACGGGCTGCGGGTGATCCGCAACCTCGGCAGCCACGGCGTCGGCCGCGCCCTGCACGAAGCGCCCGGCAACATTCCCGGCTACTACGACGCGCGCGACACCCGCCGCCTGCACGAAGGCATGGTGATCACGGTCGAACCGTTCCTGGCCACCCACTGCACCCAGACCGATGAAGGCAAGGACGGCTGGGCGATGATCTGCCGGCGCGGGTTCGCGGCGCAGTTCGAGCACACGGTGGTGGTGACCTCGGGCGAGCCGATCGTGGTGACTTGA
- a CDS encoding YqaE/Pmp3 family membrane protein, giving the protein MRLIIAIFLPFLVFFTIGRPLAGIVCLILQITLIGWLPAAIWAVYALSQYKTDVKIRKALDERGQA; this is encoded by the coding sequence ATGCGACTGATCATTGCCATCTTCCTGCCGTTCCTGGTGTTCTTCACCATCGGCCGTCCGCTGGCCGGCATCGTCTGCCTGATCCTGCAGATCACCCTGATCGGCTGGCTGCCGGCGGCGATCTGGGCGGTGTACGCCTTGAGCCAGTACAAGACCGACGTCAAGATCCGCAAGGCGCTGGACGAGCGCGGCCAGGCCTGA
- the ettA gene encoding energy-dependent translational throttle protein EttA, whose translation MQYIYTMNGVSKTVPPKRQIIKDISLSFFPGAKIGLLGLNGAGKSTVLKIMAGVDTDFTGEARPATGIKVGYLPQEPQIDPEKTVREAVEEGVGEVLNAQAALDAIYAAYAEDGADFDALAKEQERLEAILAAGDAHTLENQLEVAADALRLPPWDAVVGKLSGGEKRRVALCRLLLQKPDMLLLDEPTNHLDAESVEWLEQFLARYTGTVVAVTHDRYFLDNAAEWILELDRGRGIPWKGNYTDWLVQKDERLKQEDNQEKARQKAIQKELEWARQNAKGGRSKGKARLARIEELQAVDYQRRQETNEIFIPPGERLGNKVMEFKNVSKKFGERLLIDNLSFVVPPGAIVGIIGPNGAGKSTLFKMIIGQEKPDSGEIDMGPTVKLAYVDQSRDKLEGNHNVFHEVSGGLDILNINGIEIQSRAYIGRFNFKGQDQQKMVGSLSGGERGRLHLAKTLLQGGNVLLLDEPSNDLDVETLRALEDALLEFPGNTFVISHDRWFLDRIATHILAFEGDSHVEFFQGNYREYEEDKKRRLGEEGAKPHRLRFKALK comes from the coding sequence ATGCAATACATCTACACCATGAACGGCGTCAGCAAGACCGTGCCGCCGAAGCGTCAGATCATCAAGGACATCTCGCTGTCGTTCTTCCCCGGCGCCAAGATCGGCCTGCTGGGCCTGAACGGCGCGGGCAAGTCGACCGTGCTCAAGATCATGGCCGGCGTCGACACCGACTTCACCGGCGAGGCGCGCCCGGCCACCGGCATCAAGGTCGGCTACCTGCCGCAGGAACCGCAGATCGACCCGGAAAAGACCGTGCGCGAAGCGGTCGAGGAAGGCGTCGGCGAGGTCCTCAACGCCCAGGCCGCGCTCGACGCGATCTACGCCGCCTACGCCGAGGACGGCGCCGATTTCGACGCGCTGGCCAAGGAACAGGAGCGGCTGGAGGCGATCCTCGCCGCCGGCGACGCCCACACCCTGGAAAACCAGCTCGAAGTCGCCGCCGACGCGCTGCGCCTGCCGCCGTGGGACGCCGTCGTCGGCAAGCTGTCCGGCGGCGAGAAGCGCCGCGTCGCGCTGTGCCGCCTGCTGCTGCAGAAGCCCGACATGCTGCTGCTCGACGAACCGACCAACCACCTCGACGCCGAATCCGTCGAATGGCTGGAGCAGTTCCTGGCCCGCTACACCGGCACCGTGGTGGCGGTCACCCACGATCGCTACTTCCTCGACAACGCCGCCGAGTGGATTCTCGAACTCGACCGCGGCCGCGGCATTCCGTGGAAGGGCAACTACACCGACTGGCTGGTGCAGAAGGACGAGCGCCTGAAGCAGGAAGACAACCAGGAAAAGGCCCGCCAGAAGGCGATCCAGAAGGAACTGGAGTGGGCCCGCCAGAACGCCAAGGGCGGCCGCTCCAAGGGCAAGGCGCGTCTGGCGCGCATCGAAGAGCTGCAGGCGGTGGACTACCAGCGCCGCCAGGAAACCAACGAGATCTTCATCCCGCCGGGCGAGCGCCTGGGCAACAAGGTGATGGAGTTCAAGAACGTCTCCAAGAAGTTCGGCGAGCGCCTGCTGATCGACAACCTGAGCTTCGTCGTGCCGCCGGGCGCGATCGTCGGCATCATCGGCCCGAACGGCGCCGGCAAGTCGACCCTGTTCAAGATGATCATCGGCCAGGAAAAGCCCGACTCGGGCGAGATCGACATGGGCCCGACCGTCAAGCTGGCCTACGTGGACCAGAGCCGCGACAAGCTGGAAGGCAACCACAACGTCTTCCACGAAGTCTCCGGCGGCCTCGACATCCTCAACATCAACGGCATCGAGATCCAGTCGCGCGCCTACATCGGCCGCTTCAACTTCAAGGGCCAGGACCAGCAGAAGATGGTCGGCAGCCTGTCCGGCGGCGAACGCGGCCGCCTGCACCTGGCCAAGACCCTGCTGCAGGGCGGCAACGTGCTGCTGCTCGACGAACCGTCCAACGACCTCGACGTGGAAACCTTGCGCGCGCTCGAAGACGCCCTGCTCGAGTTCCCGGGCAACACCTTCGTGATCTCGCACGACCGCTGGTTCCTGGACCGCATCGCGACCCACATCCTGGCGTTCGAAGGCGACTCGCACGTGGAGTTCTTCCAGGGCAACTACCGCGAGTACGAAGAAGACAAGAAGCGCCGCCTCGGCGAGGAAGGCGCCAAGCCGCACCGCCTGCGCTTCAAGGCGCTGAAGTGA
- the lpxO gene encoding lipid A hydroxylase LpxO, translated as MKWVFVFLFLAAAVYVHFRGRVRHRLGRQLLDHSTFMAPINVLMYACSKVPTTPYLKPDEHFPELEPLRARWREVRAEALHLREMQQIKAADQYNDVGFNSFFRRGWKRFYLKWYDEAHPSAAELCPVTTQLLREVPSVKAAMFTELPPGSELRPHRDPYAGSLRLHLGLETPNDDACFIDVDGQRYSWRDGEWTMFDETYIHWAQNGSQHNRIILFCDIERPMRFAWARGLNRFIAKRLIAAGASPNSEGDKTGAINKIFKYFYALRLKSKALKERSKGAYYFFKYAAVAAVIALIVWL; from the coding sequence GTGAAATGGGTCTTCGTCTTCCTGTTCCTGGCCGCCGCGGTCTACGTGCATTTCCGCGGCCGGGTCCGTCACCGCCTCGGCCGGCAGCTGCTGGACCACTCCACGTTCATGGCCCCCATCAACGTGCTGATGTACGCCTGCTCGAAGGTGCCGACCACCCCGTACCTCAAGCCCGACGAGCACTTCCCCGAGCTCGAGCCGCTGCGCGCGCGCTGGCGCGAGGTCCGCGCCGAGGCCCTGCACCTGCGCGAGATGCAGCAGATCAAGGCCGCCGACCAGTACAACGACGTCGGCTTCAATTCGTTCTTCCGCCGCGGCTGGAAGCGCTTCTACCTGAAGTGGTACGACGAGGCCCATCCCTCGGCCGCCGAGCTGTGCCCGGTCACCACCCAGCTGCTGCGCGAGGTCCCCAGCGTCAAGGCGGCGATGTTCACCGAACTGCCGCCGGGCAGCGAACTGCGCCCGCACCGCGACCCCTACGCCGGCTCCTTGCGCCTGCACCTGGGCCTGGAAACGCCGAACGACGACGCCTGCTTCATCGACGTCGACGGCCAGCGCTACAGCTGGCGCGACGGCGAATGGACCATGTTCGACGAGACCTACATCCACTGGGCGCAGAACGGCTCGCAGCACAACCGCATCATCCTGTTCTGCGACATCGAGCGGCCGATGCGCTTCGCCTGGGCGCGCGGGCTCAACCGCTTCATCGCCAAGCGCCTGATCGCCGCGGGCGCCTCGCCGAACAGCGAAGGCGACAAGACCGGCGCGATCAACAAGATCTTCAAGTACTTCTACGCCCTGCGGCTCAAGTCCAAGGCGCTGAAGGAACGCAGCAAGGGCGCCTATTACTTCTTCAAGTACGCCGCGGTGGCCGCGGTGATCGCCCTGATCGTCTGGCTGTAA